In Gordonia iterans, the following proteins share a genomic window:
- a CDS encoding Pls/PosA family non-ribosomal peptide synthetase: protein MTPPTAAPASPGAFTSPNPRVRHRFTSGPPRRRNRASWCTINAVPIPEEFLRAAQAPAARTLVDILTATAAAHPDAPAIDDGDQVLTYSELLAVVRRMAGRLADAEIGHGDRVGIRMPSGHRDLYIAILATLFAGAAYVPVDADDPDERAELVFGEAQIDAALTADGISRYGGRHRAAGDGEALEHSPATVDDDAWIIFTSGSTGTPKGVAVTHRNAAAFVDAEAELFLQDAPLGPGDRVLAGLSVAFDASCEEMWLAWRHGACLVPAPRSLVRSGMDLGPWLVMRDVNVVSTVPTLAALWPAEALEAVRLLIFGGEACPPELADRLATSDREVWNTYGPTEATVVASAARLYAGEPVRIGLPLNGWDLAVVDGAGQPVAVGETGELVIGGVGLARYLDPDKDAEKYAPLDSLGWARAYRSGDVVRLDPAGLLFVGRADDQVKIGGRRIELGEVDNALQNLPGVSGGACAVRKNAAGNAMLIGYLASTDSAFDLTAAQARLRAELPAAMVPRLVLLDELPTRTSGKVDRDALPWPVPGGPSGQSHEPAAELTATQAWLADQWAEVLGVTVTGPDADFFTEGGGSLSAAQLVSGLRTRYPEITVAELYDHPRLGSLADLLDSLAPTEAAEAREATPIPARTGLLQVLAAVPLATLTGIAWMTWLGVANNVGRAAADALGYSAPWLIHVNWWVLLAAFLIFVTPFGRLVIAAGGARLLLSGVTPGEHPRGGSVHVRLWIAERLMEASGAHNASGAPWMPHLARALGASLGAGVDLHSLPPVTGMLTVGDGAAIEPEVDLSGWWLDGDVLHLGRVEIKRGATVGSRSTLLPGSVVGRDAIVDPGSTVIGKVKARQRWAGSPAVKLGKAKSHWPDQRPQARRHWVPIYALSALLIAGIPLISLAAGLVVTFSWALSSDDLGSAALRALALSPLGVLAALGTFALVTLVVVRLASLGLKPGSYPVRSRTGWQVWLTERVMDSARTYLFPLYASLLTPWWFRALGATIGKDTEISTALVIPKFTVVGDQSFLADDTMMASYELGGGWMRIGEARVGKRAFLGNSGMVAPERKVPKGGLVAVLSAAPAKAKAGSSWLGSPPQRLRRTAGEADSSRTFAPPLRLRIARSVVETLRLVAVWVSFLLGIGVLLTLQAIASSSNAAVATLVGGLVLLTAGVVAGIVAAAAKWLVIGRVRASEHPLWSSFIWRNELSDAFVETVAAPWFANAAAGTPVLNWWLRALGAKIGRGVWCESYWLPEADLVELGDGANVQRGCVVQTHLFHDRVMAIDSVKLAPGATLGPHCVALPASAIGAAATVGPGSLVMRGDHVPDYTRWQGNPIAPWPRR from the coding sequence GTGACGCCGCCGACCGCCGCACCGGCGAGTCCCGGCGCGTTCACCTCCCCGAATCCCCGTGTTCGACACCGGTTCACGTCCGGACCGCCGCGACGGCGAAACCGGGCATCGTGGTGCACAATCAACGCTGTGCCGATACCCGAGGAGTTCCTGCGCGCCGCCCAGGCGCCCGCCGCGCGCACCCTCGTCGACATCCTCACCGCCACCGCGGCGGCCCATCCGGATGCGCCGGCGATCGACGACGGCGACCAGGTCCTGACCTACTCCGAACTCCTGGCCGTGGTGCGGCGGATGGCCGGCCGGCTCGCCGACGCCGAGATCGGGCACGGCGACCGTGTCGGCATCCGGATGCCGTCCGGGCACCGCGACCTCTACATCGCGATCCTCGCGACGCTCTTCGCCGGAGCGGCCTACGTGCCGGTCGACGCCGACGACCCCGATGAGCGGGCCGAGCTGGTGTTCGGCGAAGCACAGATCGACGCCGCCCTCACCGCAGACGGCATCTCCCGGTACGGCGGCCGGCATCGCGCCGCCGGAGACGGCGAGGCGCTGGAGCATTCTCCGGCGACCGTCGACGACGACGCCTGGATCATCTTCACCTCCGGCTCCACTGGCACCCCGAAGGGCGTCGCCGTGACCCACCGCAATGCGGCCGCATTCGTCGACGCCGAAGCCGAGCTCTTCCTGCAAGATGCCCCGCTCGGTCCGGGCGATCGCGTGCTCGCCGGCCTCTCGGTGGCATTCGACGCCTCCTGCGAGGAGATGTGGCTCGCCTGGCGGCACGGTGCCTGCCTGGTTCCGGCCCCGCGCTCGCTGGTGCGCAGCGGCATGGACCTCGGCCCCTGGCTGGTGATGCGCGATGTCAACGTGGTCTCCACGGTCCCGACACTGGCCGCGCTCTGGCCGGCCGAAGCGCTCGAGGCGGTGCGCCTGCTGATCTTCGGCGGCGAGGCCTGCCCACCCGAACTCGCCGACCGCCTGGCCACCTCCGACCGCGAGGTCTGGAACACCTACGGCCCCACCGAGGCCACCGTGGTCGCCTCCGCCGCGCGCCTGTACGCCGGGGAGCCGGTGCGGATCGGCCTGCCGCTGAACGGGTGGGATCTGGCCGTCGTCGACGGCGCGGGGCAACCGGTGGCCGTCGGCGAGACCGGTGAATTGGTGATCGGCGGCGTCGGGCTGGCCCGCTATTTGGATCCGGACAAGGACGCCGAGAAGTACGCCCCGCTCGACTCGCTCGGCTGGGCGCGCGCCTACCGCAGCGGCGACGTGGTCCGGCTGGACCCGGCGGGTCTGCTGTTCGTCGGGCGCGCCGACGACCAGGTGAAGATCGGCGGACGGCGGATCGAGCTCGGCGAGGTCGACAACGCTCTGCAGAACCTGCCCGGGGTGAGCGGCGGCGCGTGCGCGGTACGCAAGAACGCCGCGGGCAACGCCATGCTGATCGGCTATCTCGCCTCGACCGATTCGGCGTTCGACCTGACCGCCGCGCAGGCCCGCCTGCGCGCGGAGCTGCCCGCGGCGATGGTGCCGCGCCTGGTGCTGCTCGACGAGCTACCGACCCGCACCTCCGGCAAGGTCGATCGCGACGCGCTGCCGTGGCCGGTGCCCGGCGGCCCGTCCGGGCAGAGCCACGAACCCGCCGCCGAGCTGACTGCCACCCAGGCCTGGCTGGCCGATCAGTGGGCCGAGGTGCTCGGAGTCACGGTGACCGGACCCGACGCGGACTTCTTCACCGAAGGCGGCGGCTCTCTCTCGGCCGCACAGCTGGTCAGCGGACTGCGCACGCGCTACCCGGAGATCACCGTCGCCGAACTCTACGACCATCCCCGCCTGGGCTCGCTCGCCGATCTGCTCGACTCGCTCGCCCCGACCGAAGCCGCCGAAGCTCGCGAAGCGACCCCGATTCCCGCGCGGACCGGCCTGCTCCAGGTCCTGGCCGCGGTCCCGCTGGCCACCCTGACGGGCATCGCCTGGATGACCTGGCTGGGCGTGGCGAACAACGTCGGCCGGGCAGCCGCGGATGCGCTGGGCTACTCCGCGCCCTGGCTGATTCATGTGAACTGGTGGGTGCTGCTGGCGGCCTTCCTGATCTTCGTGACTCCGTTCGGTCGCCTGGTGATCGCCGCCGGCGGCGCACGTCTGCTCCTGAGTGGCGTGACCCCGGGAGAACACCCACGAGGCGGATCGGTGCACGTCCGGCTCTGGATCGCCGAGCGGCTGATGGAGGCCAGCGGTGCGCACAACGCCTCCGGTGCGCCCTGGATGCCGCACCTGGCGCGCGCCCTCGGGGCCTCGCTCGGCGCCGGCGTCGACCTGCACTCCCTGCCGCCGGTCACCGGCATGCTGACGGTGGGCGACGGCGCCGCGATCGAACCCGAAGTGGACCTGTCCGGCTGGTGGCTGGACGGCGACGTGCTGCACCTCGGCCGCGTGGAGATCAAGCGCGGCGCCACGGTGGGCTCCCGCTCCACGCTGCTCCCGGGCTCGGTGGTCGGTCGCGATGCGATCGTCGACCCCGGTTCCACCGTGATCGGCAAGGTCAAGGCGCGCCAGCGATGGGCGGGGTCGCCCGCGGTGAAGCTGGGCAAGGCCAAGTCGCACTGGCCGGATCAGCGCCCGCAGGCGCGCCGTCACTGGGTGCCGATCTACGCGCTGTCGGCGCTGCTGATCGCGGGTATCCCGTTGATCTCGCTCGCCGCCGGCCTGGTGGTCACGTTCTCGTGGGCGCTCTCGTCGGACGACCTCGGCTCGGCGGCACTGCGTGCGCTGGCACTGAGCCCGCTCGGGGTGCTCGCCGCGTTGGGCACCTTCGCGCTGGTGACCCTGGTCGTCGTACGGCTGGCGTCGCTCGGCCTGAAGCCCGGGTCCTATCCGGTGCGCAGCCGCACCGGCTGGCAGGTCTGGCTCACCGAACGAGTGATGGACTCCGCGCGCACCTACCTGTTCCCGCTGTACGCGAGTCTGCTGACACCGTGGTGGTTCCGCGCCCTCGGCGCCACCATCGGCAAAGACACCGAGATCTCCACCGCGCTGGTGATCCCGAAGTTCACCGTCGTCGGGGACCAGTCGTTCCTGGCTGACGACACCATGATGGCGTCGTACGAGCTCGGGGGCGGCTGGATGCGGATCGGCGAGGCCCGGGTCGGCAAGCGCGCCTTCCTGGGCAACTCCGGGATGGTCGCGCCCGAACGGAAGGTGCCCAAGGGCGGTCTGGTCGCCGTCCTGTCGGCGGCCCCGGCCAAGGCGAAGGCCGGGTCCAGCTGGCTCGGCAGTCCGCCGCAGCGCCTGCGCCGAACCGCCGGTGAAGCCGACAGTTCGCGGACGTTCGCACCGCCGCTGAGGCTGCGGATCGCGCGCTCGGTGGTCGAGACACTGCGCCTGGTCGCCGTGTGGGTGTCGTTCCTGCTCGGCATCGGCGTGCTGCTCACGCTGCAGGCCATCGCGTCGTCGTCGAATGCGGCGGTGGCGACCCTGGTGGGCGGGCTGGTGCTGTTGACCGCCGGCGTGGTGGCCGGAATCGTTGCGGCCGCGGCGAAATGGCTGGTGATCGGCCGGGTGCGCGCGAGCGAGCACCCGCTGTGGAGTTCGTTCATCTGGCGCAACGAGCTCTCCGACGCCTTCGTCGAGACCGTCGCCGCACCCTGGTTCGCCAACGCGGCCGCCGGCACGCCGGTGCTCAACTGGTGGCTCCGGGCGCTCGGCGCGAAGATCGGCCGCGGAGTCTGGTGCGAGTCGTACTGGCTGCCCGAGGCCGACCTGGTGGAACTGGGCGACGGCGCCAACGTGCAGCGCGGCTGCGTGGTCCAGACCCACCTGTTCCACGACCGCGTGATGGCCATCGACTCGGTGAAGCTGGCGCCTGGCGCGACCCTCGGTCCGCACTGCGTCGCCCTGCCGGCCTCGGCGATCGGCGCGGCCGCCACCGTCGGCCCCGGCTCGTTGGTGATGCGCGGCGATCATGTCCCCGATTACACACGCTGGCAGGGCAATCCGATTGCGCCGTGGCCGCGCCGATGA
- a CDS encoding M1 family metallopeptidase: MPNKGKGVTHTPTLSGTSHELDPYLPNSGNLGFRVSRYDLTLDYRVSSNRLRGTATITATSYQQLNRFTLDLGRAMRVERVTVNGKPARHSHRSGKLAITPGQPIPPGGAMTVVVRYGGNPRPIRSLWGTVGWEELDDGSLCANQPNGAPSWFPCDDHPEAKAPFQISVTTDSPYYALANGVLIAKKRSAATTTWVYEQVEPMATYLASIQIGEYEHRRLSTSPVPVYALSPRRLSRRFDASFANQVAMVEVFTELFGPYPFPQYTAVVVDEDLDIPLEAQSFSTFGANHCDGSLTHERLIAHELAHQWFGNSVTLARWRDIWLNEGFACYAEWLWSQRSGGRSAEEWARHYYAKLAAEPVRVPLADPGPKVMFDDWVYKRGAITLHALRLRLGDGAFFQLLHRWTDKYRYRAATTEDFIALASTYTSESLNDFWRDWLFVPVLPPFPGPP; encoded by the coding sequence GTGCCGAACAAGGGCAAGGGCGTCACTCACACCCCCACCCTCAGCGGCACCTCCCACGAGCTCGACCCGTACCTCCCGAACAGCGGCAACCTCGGCTTCCGGGTCTCCCGCTACGATCTGACCCTCGACTACCGGGTCTCGTCGAACCGGTTGCGCGGCACGGCCACGATCACGGCGACGTCGTACCAGCAGCTGAACCGCTTCACCTTGGATCTGGGCCGGGCCATGCGCGTCGAGCGCGTGACCGTCAACGGCAAGCCGGCGCGGCACTCGCACCGCAGCGGCAAGCTGGCGATCACGCCGGGACAACCGATCCCGCCGGGCGGGGCGATGACCGTGGTGGTGCGGTACGGGGGCAATCCGCGGCCGATCCGGAGCCTGTGGGGCACGGTCGGCTGGGAGGAACTCGACGACGGTTCCCTGTGCGCGAACCAGCCGAACGGCGCCCCGTCATGGTTCCCGTGCGACGACCACCCCGAGGCCAAGGCGCCGTTTCAGATCAGTGTCACCACCGACAGCCCCTATTACGCGCTGGCCAACGGGGTGCTGATCGCCAAGAAGCGGTCGGCGGCGACCACCACCTGGGTGTACGAGCAGGTGGAGCCGATGGCGACGTATCTCGCGTCGATTCAGATCGGCGAGTACGAGCACCGTCGCCTGTCCACCTCCCCGGTGCCCGTTTACGCGCTGTCGCCGCGGCGGCTGAGCCGGCGGTTCGATGCGAGCTTCGCCAACCAGGTCGCGATGGTGGAGGTCTTCACCGAGCTCTTCGGCCCCTATCCGTTCCCGCAGTACACCGCCGTGGTGGTCGACGAAGACCTGGACATCCCCCTGGAGGCGCAGAGTTTCTCGACATTCGGCGCCAACCACTGCGACGGCTCGCTGACACACGAGCGGCTGATCGCCCACGAGCTGGCCCACCAATGGTTCGGCAACTCGGTGACGCTCGCCCGATGGCGGGACATCTGGCTGAACGAGGGCTTCGCGTGCTACGCGGAATGGCTGTGGAGTCAACGCAGCGGCGGGCGCTCGGCGGAGGAGTGGGCACGGCACTACTACGCCAAGCTCGCCGCCGAACCGGTCCGCGTGCCGCTGGCCGATCCGGGCCCGAAAGTGATGTTCGACGACTGGGTCTACAAGCGCGGCGCGATCACCCTGCACGCACTACGGCTTCGCCTGGGCGACGGCGCGTTCTTCCAACTGCTCCACCGCTGGACGGACAAGTACCGCTACCGCGCCGCGACCACCGAGGACTTCATCGCGCTCGCCAGCACGTACACCTCGGAGTCGCTCAACGACTTCTGGCGCGACTGGCTCTTCGTCCCTGTGCTCCCGCCCTTTCCAGGGCCTCCCTGA
- a CDS encoding DUF1254 domain-containing protein gives MPDTMVNVDNFARAETDAMMSGILKITGSVNTVFHDRELAPLDRQPVIRQNRDTLYSVAIVDISQGATFTIPDAGDRYLSVMLINQDHYINRVLHGAGTYELSAEELGSDFIVLAVRTLFNPSDPADIAEVHRIQDGMLLDAQASRPFEPNTFDPASHKATRDALLTLQKGLPGYSKSFGSKAQVDPVHHLLGTASGWGGLPDDEAAYVSVFPDVTPGRYQMTFRDVPADAFYSVSVYNRDGYFEPGPSGVTNVNNVFGALNDDGSMTVRFGDFDTEANTIPTPDGWNLLIRLYRPRVAELRRWTVPALEPAE, from the coding sequence ATGCCCGACACCATGGTGAATGTGGACAACTTCGCGCGGGCGGAGACGGACGCGATGATGAGCGGGATCCTGAAGATCACCGGCTCGGTGAACACGGTCTTCCATGACCGCGAACTGGCGCCGCTCGACCGGCAACCGGTGATCCGGCAGAATCGCGACACGCTGTACTCGGTGGCGATCGTCGACATCTCGCAGGGCGCCACCTTCACGATCCCCGACGCCGGCGACCGGTACCTGTCGGTGATGCTGATCAATCAGGACCACTACATCAACCGGGTCCTGCACGGCGCGGGCACATACGAGCTCTCAGCGGAAGAGCTCGGCTCGGACTTCATCGTCCTCGCCGTGCGAACCCTGTTCAACCCGTCGGACCCAGCGGACATCGCCGAGGTGCACCGGATCCAGGACGGAATGCTCCTGGACGCACAGGCCTCGCGCCCATTCGAGCCGAACACCTTCGACCCGGCCAGCCACAAGGCCACCCGCGACGCACTGCTGACCCTGCAGAAGGGGCTGCCCGGTTACTCGAAGAGCTTCGGCAGCAAAGCCCAGGTGGACCCCGTCCACCATCTTCTCGGCACCGCTTCGGGGTGGGGCGGGCTGCCTGACGACGAGGCCGCGTACGTGTCCGTCTTCCCCGATGTGACGCCGGGCAGGTACCAGATGACTTTCCGCGACGTGCCGGCCGACGCCTTCTACTCGGTGAGCGTCTACAACCGCGACGGCTATTTCGAGCCGGGTCCGTCCGGTGTCACCAACGTCAACAACGTGTTCGGCGCGTTGAACGACGACGGCTCTATGACGGTCCGCTTCGGCGATTTCGACACCGAAGCGAACACCATCCCGACTCCGGACGGGTGGAATCTCCTGATCCGCCTCTATCGCCCACGCGTCGCCGAACTGAGGAGATGGACGGTTCCCGCACTCGAGCCAGCGGAGTAG
- a CDS encoding DUF1254 domain-containing protein, with translation MTNPNLTALSTEAYLYGFPLVFNLDQVQRYVNEGVGANPAAPFNTFSHARKIAGPADTFVTINNDTVYSMAQLDLSVGPVILHVPDSSGRYYVLQFVDAWTDNFAYVGHRATGTAAGDFLLAPPGWAGDAPAGATVIEFPTLVASIVGRWACAGDDDLPAVAELQDATTLTPLDPQATADGIPQPAASDSEALVFFDKLRLWSRAFPGAERDRPLQESLTPLGINDAARPVTAAPDAVAKALADGYAQGAAVLQKVLHSGGTSPIVNGWKLTFHAFDYNLDFFQVGALDDPAFKIADPKMRIVERAAAAAGGLWGNHAYEAAYVMTYVDDQSEQLTGSRTYTLHLSPTPPVGAFWSLTMYDVPDFFMVDNPIDRYSIGDRTPGIVFEADGSLVITISHTEPAEPTARANWLPAPAGDFRPVLRMYEPRPAVLDGTYQIPAITRIGP, from the coding sequence GTGACGAACCCCAATCTCACCGCCTTGTCGACCGAGGCGTACTTGTACGGATTCCCGTTGGTGTTCAACCTCGATCAGGTGCAGCGGTACGTGAACGAGGGAGTCGGGGCGAATCCCGCGGCGCCGTTCAACACTTTCAGTCACGCCCGGAAGATAGCGGGACCGGCCGACACCTTCGTGACGATCAACAACGACACCGTGTATTCGATGGCCCAGCTCGACCTCAGTGTCGGTCCGGTCATCCTCCACGTGCCCGACTCCTCGGGCCGCTACTACGTGCTGCAGTTCGTGGATGCCTGGACGGACAATTTCGCCTACGTCGGTCATCGCGCCACCGGCACCGCGGCCGGCGACTTCCTCCTGGCCCCACCTGGCTGGGCGGGCGATGCACCGGCCGGTGCGACGGTGATCGAGTTCCCGACACTGGTGGCATCGATCGTCGGCCGCTGGGCGTGTGCCGGCGACGACGACCTCCCCGCCGTCGCCGAATTGCAGGACGCCACCACTCTCACCCCGCTGGACCCGCAGGCGACCGCCGACGGCATCCCTCAGCCGGCAGCGTCCGACTCCGAGGCGCTCGTGTTCTTCGACAAGCTGCGCCTGTGGAGTCGTGCCTTTCCGGGCGCAGAACGCGACCGGCCGCTGCAGGAGAGTCTGACGCCGCTGGGCATCAACGACGCAGCGCGCCCCGTCACAGCGGCCCCCGACGCGGTGGCGAAGGCGCTCGCCGACGGATACGCGCAGGGCGCGGCCGTCTTGCAGAAGGTACTGCATTCCGGGGGCACCAGCCCGATCGTGAACGGCTGGAAGCTGACCTTCCACGCGTTCGACTACAACCTCGACTTCTTCCAGGTGGGCGCCCTGGACGACCCGGCCTTCAAGATCGCGGACCCGAAGATGCGCATCGTCGAACGTGCGGCGGCGGCCGCCGGCGGGCTGTGGGGCAACCACGCCTACGAGGCCGCCTACGTGATGACGTACGTGGACGATCAGAGCGAGCAGCTCACTGGGTCGCGCACCTACACGCTGCACCTGTCCCCCACCCCTCCGGTGGGCGCGTTCTGGTCGCTGACCATGTACGACGTCCCGGACTTCTTCATGGTCGACAACCCCATCGACCGGTACTCGATCGGGGATCGCACTCCGGGGATCGTGTTCGAAGCCGACGGTTCCCTGGTCATCACGATCAGCCACACGGAACCGGCCGAGCCCACCGCGCGCGCGAACTGGCTGCCGGCGCCCGCGGGCGACTTCCGCCCCGTGCTGCGAATGTACGAACCCCGTCCCGCAGTGCTCGACGGCACCTACCAGATCCCTGCGATCACCCGCATAGGTCCGTGA
- a CDS encoding STAS domain-containing protein, which produces MAGIVVAFVLALINLAKRAANPAIDVLEASGDPGESLLTDAPRGSVTGPGVVVIRLAAPLFFANGDVFSRAVKSAITSAEPGSVRHLVVDMEAVTDVDVTGAESFEALQNWLADQSVTLGFSRVRPETLDRLAQLGLLGDQTVYPTNRAALAALSPPEPTPDPH; this is translated from the coding sequence ATGGCCGGCATCGTGGTCGCGTTCGTCCTCGCGCTGATCAACCTCGCCAAACGCGCGGCGAACCCGGCCATCGACGTGCTGGAAGCTTCCGGCGACCCCGGCGAGTCACTGCTGACGGACGCGCCGAGGGGCAGCGTCACCGGACCCGGCGTCGTCGTGATCCGGCTCGCGGCACCGCTGTTCTTCGCCAACGGCGACGTCTTCAGCCGGGCCGTGAAATCCGCGATCACCAGTGCGGAGCCCGGATCGGTGCGGCATCTCGTGGTCGACATGGAAGCCGTCACCGACGTCGACGTCACCGGTGCCGAATCCTTCGAAGCCCTGCAGAATTGGCTCGCAGATCAGTCCGTCACCCTCGGCTTCAGCCGGGTGCGGCCCGAGACCCTCGACCGGCTCGCCCAGCTCGGCCTCCTCGGCGACCAGACCGTCTACCCCACCAACCGGGCCGCCCTGGCCGCCCTCTCTCCACCAGAACCCACGCCAGATCCACACTAA
- a CDS encoding GAP family protein, translated as MGAAIGEILPLALGIAISPIPIIAAILMLLSPKARVTSVGFLLGWVVGIVVAVVVFTLLSSILPEDDPTASKPVQGIVKLALGALLLLLALKQWRGRPRGDAAPALPKWMQAIDKVTFPVALGLGFLLSALNPKNLIMAAGAGVDIGSASLEVGSIVVAIVVFTLIAASTVAVPVIAYLVAADKLRGPLDALRGWLERENAVIMAVLLLVIGVSMLGKGIGSF; from the coding sequence ATGGGTGCTGCCATCGGGGAGATTCTCCCCCTCGCACTGGGTATCGCGATCAGCCCGATCCCGATCATCGCCGCCATCCTCATGCTTCTCTCCCCGAAAGCGCGGGTCACCAGCGTCGGGTTCCTGCTCGGCTGGGTCGTCGGCATCGTCGTCGCCGTAGTCGTGTTCACGCTGCTCTCGTCGATCCTCCCGGAGGATGATCCGACCGCCTCCAAGCCCGTGCAGGGAATCGTCAAACTCGCCCTCGGCGCGCTCCTGCTGCTCCTCGCCCTCAAGCAGTGGAGAGGACGGCCCCGGGGAGATGCCGCTCCGGCCCTGCCGAAATGGATGCAGGCGATCGACAAGGTCACCTTCCCGGTCGCGCTCGGACTCGGCTTCCTGCTGTCGGCATTGAATCCGAAGAACCTCATCATGGCCGCCGGCGCCGGCGTCGACATCGGATCAGCGTCCCTGGAAGTCGGCTCGATCGTCGTCGCGATCGTCGTGTTCACGCTGATCGCCGCCAGCACCGTTGCGGTTCCCGTGATCGCGTACCTCGTCGCCGCGGACAAGCTCCGCGGTCCGCTCGACGCTCTGCGCGGCTGGCTCGAGCGGGAGAACGCGGTCATCATGGCGGTCCTGCTGCTCGTGATCGGCGTCTCCATGCTCGGCAAGGGCATCGGGAGTTTCTAG
- a CDS encoding MerR family transcriptional regulator: MPEDDRLSIAEVSARTGLTRDTLRWYESEGLIPAVPRNTAGVRQYDDATVRMIDLLVRLRRTGMPVAQMRDFVTMVAQGARTHGRRMRLLEEHREEIESRIRELADDLDAVDRKVEHYRRLIDAGLDCAEQTITDPGERAEQRRTGEND, encoded by the coding sequence ATGCCTGAAGACGACCGCCTCTCCATCGCCGAAGTGTCCGCGCGGACCGGCCTCACCCGCGACACGCTTCGCTGGTACGAGTCCGAGGGCCTGATCCCCGCCGTGCCGCGCAACACCGCCGGCGTCCGGCAGTACGACGACGCCACCGTCCGGATGATCGATCTCCTGGTCCGGCTGCGGCGCACCGGGATGCCGGTCGCCCAGATGCGCGACTTCGTGACCATGGTGGCGCAGGGCGCCCGCACCCACGGCCGCCGGATGCGGCTGCTGGAGGAACACCGGGAGGAGATCGAGTCCCGGATCCGGGAACTCGCCGACGACCTCGACGCCGTCGATCGGAAGGTCGAGCACTACCGGCGGCTGATCGACGCCGGACTCGACTGCGCCGAGCAGACCATCACCGATCCGGGCGAGCGCGCCGAGCAGCGTCGTACTGGCGAGAACGACTGA
- a CDS encoding aldo/keto reductase, producing the protein MHTTTLGDGLDTSAMGFGAMAVTPVYGGTDDATALAVLNAAVDAGITFIDTADVYGAPEPGTDGPAGTNERLVARLLADRRDDVVLATKFGITGRIGSVIEAGAKRTRGDREYVRRSCDASLQRLGTDVIDLWYLHRRDPDVPIEETVGAMSDMVAAGKVRHLGLSEVTAPELHAAQSVWPIAAVQSEWSLWSRDVEKRVVPACAELGVGFVPYSPLGRGFLTGTLTREQVAADLRGATTRTGENWAANQQVVDVVTGVARRLGATNAQVALAWLYAAGRRAGLPVVPIPGTRSIDRLAENAAAVDLVLDDDAVAELDGVAGLVVGDRNIVADPAWISSGRE; encoded by the coding sequence ATGCACACGACCACGCTGGGCGACGGCCTGGACACTTCCGCAATGGGCTTCGGCGCGATGGCCGTCACGCCGGTCTACGGCGGCACCGACGACGCGACCGCGCTTGCGGTACTGAACGCCGCGGTCGATGCGGGGATCACCTTCATCGACACCGCCGACGTCTACGGCGCACCCGAACCGGGCACCGACGGTCCCGCGGGCACCAACGAGCGGCTCGTCGCACGACTCCTCGCCGACCGGCGCGACGACGTGGTGCTGGCCACCAAGTTCGGGATCACCGGCCGGATCGGCTCGGTGATCGAGGCCGGCGCCAAGCGCACCCGAGGCGACCGCGAGTACGTCCGGCGGTCCTGCGATGCCTCACTGCAGAGGCTCGGGACCGACGTGATCGATCTCTGGTACCTGCACCGTCGGGACCCCGACGTGCCAATCGAGGAGACGGTCGGAGCGATGTCCGACATGGTGGCCGCGGGCAAAGTCCGTCACCTGGGGCTGTCGGAGGTAACTGCACCGGAACTCCATGCTGCCCAATCAGTCTGGCCGATCGCCGCGGTGCAGAGCGAATGGAGCCTGTGGTCGCGTGACGTGGAGAAGCGGGTGGTGCCCGCGTGCGCCGAACTCGGTGTCGGCTTCGTCCCGTACTCACCGCTCGGCCGCGGTTTCCTCACCGGCACGCTGACCCGCGAGCAGGTTGCCGCCGATCTGCGCGGCGCGACCACACGCACCGGCGAGAACTGGGCCGCCAACCAGCAAGTGGTCGACGTCGTGACCGGAGTGGCACGACGCCTCGGCGCCACTAACGCGCAGGTGGCCCTCGCGTGGCTGTATGCGGCAGGACGTCGTGCCGGACTACCAGTGGTGCCGATCCCCGGAACCCGGTCGATCGACCGCCTCGCCGAGAACGCCGCAGCAGTCGATCTGGTGCTCGACGACGATGCCGTCGCCGAGCTCGACGGCGTCGCCGGACTCGTGGTCGGCGACCGCAACATCGTCGCCGATCCGGCCTGGATCTCGTCCGGCCGCGAATGA